The sequence TGGTGAGAGAGGGAGTCACAGGCACACAGAGTTAAGAtaagacagagacacacaggcACACCCGTCTACAGTCATAGAGAGAATGGCAGAAACACCCTCTTACAAGAAATGCTGATTCTTCTCCAGTAAAACACTGAATCACTGTTCACACTTACAGCCTACTTACTATTCAGAGGAAGTACAAGACTGACTGATATTCAGCCAATACTGGGCTATCACAGACCAGATATTTAAAGCTATTATCTATATAACTGCTTTTCACTTAACATAGAAGGTATAAAACAGTTCTTTGGATGACTGATACATGATTTTTCACATCAGCTGATATTTGTCCCTCTCATTTTAGAAAAATTTTTGCACCGTCTGCAGTTTTACAGTTGAGCAGGTGTCAGACTGTTATAGGATTAGTTTACAATGTACAATAATATTAAATATTCCTTAATAAAGTTAGAGCCATCTGAAGACCTTTGTTTTCTCAGATTTGTAGAAAATATGACAAAGGTCTTCTTTCCCTTCAACTCAAAAATTCGGTTTTCATATCAGGTATTTGTAATCTTTCTGTGGATGCTTATATCAATAAGAGCCACTTTCAAAAACACCATATTGAAACTCTTTAAGTAAGGCTTGACACTCTGACTGCAGGTTTTACTTCAGGCCTTGACCCTTAATGCAGGACTCTCTCTCCCCAAGATGTCCCATCTGTCTGAAGCCGTCCTGTTAAAAAGCCAcagaaaaaccctaaaaaaactaaaatcttCTATTGGTATATCCCAGTACATAGGTTAGTTTTTAAACAGCAAGGATGAAAGTGTGTATTTGAATTTGCGACAAGAAAAAATAGGGGTGtacaatatttgatttttactgatatCCAATCTGCAAATCAAACATATTCATTTTAGCCTATGGGTTAGTGACATGACGTGCATTTTTGTGTCcaaatccattttttattttttgagaaaaatgaatcAGTTCATAGAGTAtatcaatttattttacaaagccTAATTTATTTGAGTACATTTTCAGTATATCTAAATAACATATTTGCTTTCATATTTTGGCATGTCAAACCCTTAAAATGTCGGGAGGTTCAACCATCGGAGTAAATGAACAGatttctgacacatttaaaaattgcattttaattGTGGGAAATTTCAATCAGAATACCCTGGCATAAGTTATAGTTGAATTCTTTGAAATAAACAGATGTTACTAAAATGTTTCAATATCAGGCTAGTGGGATCATCCAACTTTTTGTCCCAGAATTcgcacatttttaaatgtcatggTGGTGAATTCATAATGATGGCAGACTTATCTTGAAGTGATAAAACCAGATTGTagcattatttattttccattgAACTCTAACTGACACTCATGGCCAAGTGGTTGGTAAATCTTTTTcaagtaaagataaaaacatttattttccgtTTCAGGTGGGCGAGTACACTTTCCATGTCAGTTGGTGCAACTAGTGTAAAAATGCAACCTTATTTTACCATAcaagtaattttatttttaaatatatgtgCCCACTTTCTAATAAGAACTAAAGCAACAATATGTGTCTGAGTATTTAcctgtttatttaaagttgGTTGCAAATGCCAGGTGGTGCATCCATTGTTTCAGGTAGTGAAACTGCGAAATGTGTCACttttaaaaaggacaaataaTATTTAAAGCTCTTAAAATATTCACTTCTAAAGAGTTATCACACATAGAAAAATGATTAATTCCAGTTTTGCTGAGGTGGGCAGGTACACTTCCCACGTCAGGTGGTACAGCCAagctaaaacagcaaaatttgACTACTGTTAAACTcttgaatttgatttaaaatgtatgtgtCTACTTTCTAACAAGACTAAAAGCAACAATGTGTGTCCAAGTATTTGTCTGTTAAATTTGCAGTTAGTTGCAAAAGTCAGCTGGTGCTTTATATGTCACTGACCCCTGCATTGACATCTTTACcgatatatgaatatatatacATGGTATAGACTAGTACTGCACAATGAATTCAATCCCAACTGCCAGGTCAGGCTGTGCTATTACATAATCCTAGAAAAGGTTGGAATGGTTTTTGTATTTAgtatagggctgggcaattaatcacaaattagattaaatcacaatattacCTGCTGAAGTTTCCAAATTGCAGACAGGGCATTATTTCCTTAatgtgaaatgtgtcaaaataccagtttgatatgATTTTTATGCAGCAGAGATTTATACTTTGCcctttatgcaaacattcatgtCTTTTTTAGAATATTTGACAGAATCCTACTTTTCCTGTTCATGAATATGATTTTCataatcaaaacaagaataaccAAAAAACGTCATCCCCTTCAgtatagcaattgatatcaaatctACCATATGAGTCAAATCACACGTAGATATTTTCCTCAAATCTTTCGTCCCTAGTTTCATTTATCTAACATTGTGCTGGTTAAAAGgtagaatgatttatttcttgtaTTTGCTGAACAAAACATAGGATGTTGAAcctaaaaataactgcatattaaatcactATATTGGGTAAaaattaggggtgcaccgattgcaactttctggccgatcaccgatctttaaaaagcctgacctgctgattccgattttggccgatactgattttttttatgactgACAGCAtgcaccttcaatgttccagtCTTATcttattgaataacattgaacaatacctgtgaaacaatacaaacttgttgttttaactgcacatgaggtagttctctcaaatataaatgaaaagtttaaagcattgctgtccaaactactaaattatatcagttcctttagtctttcatttttcacattttattaggtagaggcatatgaaaccgatcttatccattGATCTTATTTTACAAGGATCGGCCAATCGCCGATctcccaaaattaaggaaatcgagGCCGATACCGATCttggccgatcgatcggtgcacccctagtagAAATAGTACAGTTAGataattatttttgcaaatcattgagCCCTCATTTAGTACTCAGAAGGTCTACAGACATTCCTGCAGAAAGGCCCCTGAATTTACACTAATGCCACTATTGCACTTTATAGAGGTACCTTTATTTACCAAGGAaggaaaaagctttttttcttggaatattcagttattttgaaagtagTAAAGTAAAAActttagttttttaatttttttttttacgatgCCTAAtatgtaaatgtttcagttgAGAAAAATATCCTTCAGTACTGCCATTATTGTCTGCATTGATGACCAAGCGAGTAGACTCACGATAAcacttgtgtatttttctgcaATTGTAATTTGTAATTGCCCACTGTAATAATGGCATATCCTTCCCAcattgttcagctctagtttaGACATAACACTTctgtggaaagtaactaattatgtttactcaaattactgtaattgagtagtttttttacTTAccattttgagtacattttgaaatcaatacCTTTACTTTTACCCAAGTAATTTTTAACccgagtaactgtacttttactggaGTACAGTACTTTTTCCATGTGTGACACAGGTCttttggtcctgcctaaaacgcTAAACTTTTTCCTACATacagccaacatttacagctgatttatcaGTTGTTGATTCCAGTAgataactttttaagctaatatctgcagatGCAGATGTCATGCTGATAGTAGTGTGCATCTCTAATAGAAATTAATTTCTAAAGCACTCAGCTCATGCTGAGACTACAGGATAAATCCAGTTTTAGATCAAATATAATTTTagaatacatttaaagaaattagggatgcacagtatcaGGCTTTTGcggatatgctgatatttccaaactcatatTTAGTGGGGTTATCAGCATGATACTGGCATCAGCAGATACAAAAATTTCTGTTGATATGTACAGACTCATGgggatgaaaaagaaaacaacctcaGCAGGGGTAGCTTTGTTGGTTCTGTTTGAATCTACAAACTTCATGCATGATGGTACATGAGTGCAGTCTGACAGCATGTATGACTGCAATCAGCTGTAGCAGAACTTTGCAGATCTGCTGATACTGACAGCTAACTTTATAAGCTCTTTTGTGATCGCTAATATGCTGATGATATTGTGCATACCTAATAAAAACAGTGATATATGAAtcaaaatcaaattattttaatcaaaagttCTAGTACTTTATATCTACAGTGGTAGTTTCTGTTTTCATGACTAAAAGCTTTAGATTAACTTTTGCACACTGTGCTCGCTTTCTCTCTTCTGCAGCTTCTTTAAATCAAAAGTGTGACTGAAGATCtaaagttttttaaagcttttatgcTACCATTGATCACTGAAGTAAAAAAATTGTTATCAGAAATATCAGAAAGTACCGAAATATCAAAAATTCTGATAACCTCAGCAGGAACTGACTGAAAGTGTCACCTTGAACCAGAACTTTCTAACAGATGACGGTCCCAGCGACACTCAGCATAAAGTCATCTGTGGACTATCAGTGTGTTTACAGCTCCCAGGATTGAGAGGAAATGTAAAACAGTGTATAAATGGAGCTAGAATTGAGGAGCTGGAAGGCTACAGGGCAATCAAATCGCCATGACAGCACGGCACGGAATGAGAAATGCACAGTGAATACTAAGATGTAGTTTTAATAGCAGCAGtgaaaaatgcaacaaacaGAGTGTGAAATTACTTGAAAAATTAGACAGTAAGAGCACAGTTTAGAGTCACAGCCTGTCAGACACAGTTCATCGGCCTTAAGCGAAGACCAAACTTTCTCAATCTCCTTCCTCCCCTCCTACTGCTGTGTTTGGACTTAAGTTTCACTGAAGACTGTTAGCAAACGGACTTCTGTGCTGAGACACATTGTTAGACACCTTCAAACCGACAGCATGGCTGAATTCATGAACTCGTCTCTCTTTAACATTTACAcgtttttattgctgctttgCCTGCAAgttttgatcattaaaaacagaaaggtgtgtgtatttgtgtctgATGATGTATCAAAACAGCTGTTGGTTCTGTCTGATTTATACAGGAATGATTCTGGTAACCCAACAATGCTGGTTACTGCTCATGTCAGAgcatcagttaaaaaaaacccagcgttttattgtaataaatcaacaaaacatctcctcttcctcctgtgCTTTCAGGCACCTGGGTCAACGAGGTCCGCCTCCAGCCTGGCATCCAGTGGGAGCTCTCAGACAACGACACGCTGACCTTCGGTGGACAGTCTACTTCAGGAAGTCCAGAGTTCTACTTCCTCTTCCAGAAAGTCAAAGTTCGGCCTCTAGATTTTGATGCCATCACGATTCCTAAGGTAATCTTTGTTTCTAATCAGCCAGAAAGATTCAGGTTTGATATTAAACCCTCTAGAGGCtgattttattgtgtttcattGTTTTCGCCCTCTCATAAAGGTGTTTTCCATTTGTACATCAAACTTGAATCAAAGCTGAACACGTGAacttattttacttatttgaaatattaatcttAATATCTTCTACTTTAAGTCAGACTTTTCTTTcttgaggggaaaatctgagaacggcttgttttagcacacattttctgaaaggtggagaaagagagggggaagggaatggatttttctggtattttaggggattgtggacaggccaggggcacatatttttgttcgaaaagcctgaaaaagtgatttttgcatcatatgtcccctttaaacttaACAAGGCAAGCCTTTCGAAGTATAATGAATTAATTTTAACCTTATTATAAACATAGACATAAGCATTGAATCAGAGATGACcatataatttttgtttttgcctcattttataATGATAGCATTTAACAGGATCCACCCGTTCCAGCCCATACTCTGTAGAATCTGGACTTAAATACTGTCCTGACAACAAGGCGAGTATATTTATTGAGATTAGATGAAACCAAGTCTGCAGGTTGGGACGTAAAGGAAGACTTTCAGAGACCAGGAAACATCGCTGTCTGTCTCCTCGGCTCctctttaacctcctgagaccaaCGTTGTCGAATAGGACAAGAAGAGACGTGTCACAGAAAGTTAAATAagttttgaaccataaattgtttatttttttcctctgaaaaccctcaatttgccactttaaatgaTGCTATCCAAGCTTTCTTAGCTCTTATTAAGGCTTCTCTAGCAAGACTGGAACTGAGGTGACTTTCctggtctttaaagattaactccacaccagtaactccgatgttgaagattttttaatctctttttaatGAGGCATTTAGGTTAGAACATCTTACTTTAAAAGTAGtacttgtgtgttttaaaaaattatttgatCTTTTTATAAAACAGGGGGATGGCGACACCCAAATATATACGTTTTCAGCAGGAAACTCTTATTAATGTTAAATCTTGTTTCCTAGGCGGGGACATTCTCCTCAGACCTACAAAACCGAATCAGAACCAACCTGGACCGGAAGGTGGCCGCTAATCTGGATCTTTCCAAGCTGTCCATCAACCGGGCCACGGTCATCCTGAACTCCATCGGCAGTCTGAGTAAGATGAAGGGCAGCGCCTGGACCTTTAAGAGGAGCCACAGCCACGACGGAGCGGCCTCAGACCCGGGCTCCTCCTCCTCGCCCCCTCTGGCTGTGGgcttctcctctctgctcccccCTTCTACCCCTCCATCCTTCTCCTCCACAGCCGCAGTGCCTTCAGCTAAGTCTCTCCAGCCGACCTCCAGGAGCAGGAGGAAGTCGGCTCACACGGTGCTGCTGGAGGACGACAGCTCAGACGAGCCCAGGAGTCGAGGAGGTGAGGCTCAGCTGATTTTAAGAAACACCCATCACTCCTCTCTGCAAATGCTGGAGggttttatgagaaaaaaaaaaagccttttttaacTTCAAATGGTCACACTTGTAAGAGGAACGGTGGTTTTCACTAACATTATTCCTGTAAAAGAATTAATTCATAATGATTTTAGTTGTTAAGATAATCCAAACTTCCTGAAACAATACTGAAAATTTgatttcactgaaaacaaaaatttgatCTGCTccagttaaaatatttttactctgatCTTCAGCTCTATCAGGAGTTGTGGAGGATGGACAGAGAGTGAGGGCGAAGAAGAGGCGGCGGCTCTACAAGTCTGAGTCTGATGGTTTCAGCTCTCCTCCTCTGCCGCTGcagccaaagagccacactgaaatcCGGCGCCCCCTGGAGGCCAAGCCCTTCCCCGTTGGCATCCGGACCATTGGAAGTTTCCACGGCGCCATGACCAATAGCCGACTCAACCACCAGCTCCTGCAGGCGTCATACACAAACCCTGCCGTGACCAAGCAGGAGGTGCAGACAGTGCACCGGGTCCAGACAGTGATGCACGGCAACATCGCGGCTTTCCGCCAGCAGAAACCCATCCACTGTCTGCCGACAGCGCAGAGAGGCAGGCGGAGGGCGAACAGCTCGCCTGTTTTCTCCCCTCTGGTGGTCGGAGGGGAGAACTACAGCCTGGCCTCCCCGTCAGTGAGGATCCGTGCTGAGGAGAGAGGCAGAGTGACGTTCAACAGATATCACCACCAAACAAGGTGAGAAATGCACAGGAGTTATCTAACAACAAAAATCCACCACAAAACCCCTCAGTTCAAAAGTGAAACTgctttattcagtgtttttcttaGATTTAATCATAGGTTTGTGTGTTGAGTGGAAGAGTTTTCACTAGTTTCCTCAGTGAATGCTGAAGAGGTTATTGAGGTTAAAAGATACTCTCAGTGCTCCTGTTCAAGTTAAACTGATCCTGTATTTCTGCATCAAGTCTGTGCATGTGACTAGTCTAGTCAAAATTTAGAATCTACAAGTGCGTCGTTAGGACATCTGCCAAATTAATGCCTGCATGTAGGTGgtcctgcccacagaattgccagggcccctgaaaaaccaagggagaatgggccctgcccagttctgatttattgattttatcaatgtgtgtgtgctggatcagtagcactggtgttagcatcctggctaacaattacctcattttggagctaaatgtgtttcaaacttttcttgggttctgatgttgaaatgattTGTTAGTGTTACTTTGAACCAAtttcaccccttttttccaTCGACTattgccacatctttttgctgattttttgatgcttttttttgctgatttttgccctttttccccatttctactacttttCAAATAACTTTTTGCCCACacattttcttgccttttttgactttctttttccaGTTTCTGCCACATCTATTTGCCCCGTATTAtctatttttgctctttttttttgtaactttacaaccattttatgccattttttaaccaatttttgccaggttttgctgcttctggcacattttgccactttttctgtttatgcCCTTCTATCActattttttaccaatttttgctccttttttgccttttactgcaacaacttttttgcaactctggtctccttttactttttattgcctgtttttgcccctttttgtctgtttttacccatttttgctgcttcacccccatttttgctttttttcatctatttttggcaaattctttgaacatttttgccccttataTCCTGtctttcccctttttcaccTATTACCATTACtattttaattcatgttttccaccttttggcccatttctgcaatatttttttcaaatttttgcctACTtctactgctttttgccactttttgtcagtttttgccactttttgctgcatttatttcctttttgctgattttcaaccatttttgctttttgccaatttcttgccattttttgtcttttttctgccacttttttgaccaatttttgtcactttgagaCGATTTTATTGttactgtttttgccacttttcacacatttttttgtattttatttatttatttttcattttacatcatggcctagctatgaagtctgacctTACTTTCTTAACAGTCCAGTGcatccatccacattgttaacattattgATAAAGaggtaaatctgttttaataaaaggggtttacattttgataaaggCTATATTGCACTACAGCATAAGTAAATGAAactcatgttttgttgctttgataagagtggttattattcaggttaagcATAAATCTGGTTATCACAGATGAACTTTTCAGTTGACCATGATTTTGATGACCTCTATGGGCGACCAGTAAGACTAGGCCCCAGAAAGTCTTTCCGTTTTTCCCCCTCATGGGCGGCCTTGCGTGTAGCACACCTAACAGCTGAATCAAACAGGAGTCGCTGTCTGATACCAGTTATCTCTGATCAAATGTTGACATTAACGTTGTGAACTGTCCACCTTAACTCTTCCTAAAATCTCACGACTTGAGTCTTTGTTTCTTCTCATCTCAGCAAGCGACGAGGACGCCCCAGAAAGCACCCTCTCCCTCCTCGACCCTCGCTGccctctccatcctcctcctcttcatcatcaacctcctcagcctcctcctcctccggttcctcttcttcctcctcctctgacgaagatgatgaagatgaagaggaggaggatggagtAACAGGCGGGGCGGTGGAGCCCTGTGCCGCCCCTCGATGCCGGCTGCCCCAGCAGGACACGGTGCAGTGGATCCAGTGCGATGTCTGCGACGCCTGGTATCACATAGACTGTCTCCACGTGGACCGCAAGAAGCTGCTGAAGGACCCCAACGCAGACTTCCACTGCGGATGTCGCTGATTTGACAGGTAGCCAATCAAATGCTCCTGTTTAGACTTTACTAGTGACTCCATTTCTCCTTAAAACTTCCGTTTTCTGCAGCAACTCTTGCGGAAATCCGACTTCTCTTTGAAGACCTGCTGCTACTTTTCCTcctgtccactgagctgctCTACTCACGCATGCAGTTATTCTCTCTTACCTCAACACAAGCTTGCAAGAATTGGAAAAGAGTTGCCTCCAATTTTCACAACCAGATCTCTTCCTGAGTTTTAGGATTCAGTCACACAGCTGCTTCACAAACTCCAGCCCACTCAGTTTTCAGGCTCAGGGTTTGAAAGGAGGCAGCAAATCTGTAATGAAATGTCTCAGACTGGATTTCATTATGGCTTTAGCTGCCTGGAGAGGAGCTACGGGGCGGGGAAACATGATGAAATACTTCTATGTAGACTCTTGGGTGGCTGTCGACGACCACGGGGGCAGGCTGCGTTCAGGAAGattaataaaatgtttcagatcaggCTGCCACAG comes from Cheilinus undulatus linkage group 16, ASM1832078v1, whole genome shotgun sequence and encodes:
- the tcf19l gene encoding transcription factor 19 — translated: MLSGVQPCFQLLRIGSSAGDSARDLYTFRPALNHSVFRLGRAAELCDVTLDSTSVSRIHAELHAEREASGADAAPHEEGWRVRIKDRSSHGTWVNEVRLQPGIQWELSDNDTLTFGGQSTSGSPEFYFLFQKVKVRPLDFDAITIPKAGTFSSDLQNRIRTNLDRKVAANLDLSKLSINRATVILNSIGSLSKMKGSAWTFKRSHSHDGAASDPGSSSSPPLAVGFSSLLPPSTPPSFSSTAAVPSAKSLQPTSRSRRKSAHTVLLEDDSSDEPRSRGALSGVVEDGQRVRAKKRRRLYKSESDGFSSPPLPLQPKSHTEIRRPLEAKPFPVGIRTIGSFHGAMTNSRLNHQLLQASYTNPAVTKQEVQTVHRVQTVMHGNIAAFRQQKPIHCLPTAQRGRRRANSSPVFSPLVVGGENYSLASPSVRIRAEERGRVTFNRYHHQTSKRRGRPRKHPLPPRPSLPSPSSSSSSSTSSASSSSGSSSSSSSDEDDEDEEEEDGVTGGAVEPCAAPRCRLPQQDTVQWIQCDVCDAWYHIDCLHVDRKKLLKDPNADFHCGCR